The following coding sequences are from one Gammaproteobacteria bacterium window:
- a CDS encoding Ig-like domain-containing protein, which produces MLLVTKRQGLNGRDVSAGRNFGQVFSQSNNMQFTMLLRGPASAPFDYVGYGESYSEWQSKSGINPLLHKRKADHLRPQEKLRIVAINRKTGYIGTARTTYSTLSNGGESVQLDMQPPNLKIIAEREYDVESGLTQGQERKYLIGYEGAALASDKIIKITTQWFDHDGSPLPEGLGDFGYTGRLAKIVGVNTLGKDGSALAEFSIKPGSHTQQIQVGNSPTKNEHYYVQVNGQSINENPTFDTLGAGEGPLRYRPKNYVPVLTPIFDESLSWQQYLAYRKYQSDNPTETIEKPEPLYRWFYRPELQFSLYSLEINNIYGQSTAESSQQIDIYHDNKPVIASSDDFIKVLYDLLEEEIAPLDFLGAGQELVLALGEDEISATVGEGQQLIFNNLEHLASLDVEDFLSLRLYSNNDAANILWEYAFEYLVLETRWVGYDNVGEDGTIYVSADEPDVPLQAFVVGYANRENKSPINVNWRVKGQGYIGDRSQKYATQGVFPAELKMPTTAGAVAVVSATITGADKPAIMDRIEVIAGKPASIDVVVTGEAYIEGHKQISVAITARDAHGNVVTDDTSVNWSVTGQSILAETNSGTTGGKASTLIKGGYQPGEYSLTVGVGDVSETIEFEVKPLIVTLSDYPINMADNRVYPISVMVKDDDGAPAVGVKVILSVNSGKLKDSAITTDSRGMAVTQLHSGWSPKQQTLLTARVGLVQNTIEKIKHLPIQEQYAQTSNTLVVDDEVSAGYAQYERFDGARIGLSYETIADMVVKGKKGQAIELSLGSLLDPNIAPTASYYLNQIQENLVNDEVGLHDAIASHTTLVSESLSGVGKSFKFKPQGYFNEFEEWEPSRLVIPFDERLQPENSTGFRLDLNASEYSATVFSLERGIQTLSINELGELEYSVYTDDGMKVVKSTPLVKGTWYSIGGRFANGKLELQVGENNIYTNDSEVADASELSYSITQHGLTIGEGLSGNLANVSFYNWDSQPLLTFKGGHSEKTVFLAQNETQQRVQIVSTGQLNKNGTEDAPERLKHLRVGLKINGSQSNFVGVMSKEFYGNIAAMYAANNTPPGYPVVGNYQQNQYHPFPFIASANAGVIDWVVDNIYDTVVGVVGFLIPYNETISFVKQVYYLATDDDQFDMMTLALDGLAVLSVVPVAKGLKPLSAALKRVFAPLKGKPFIGALGGIIAKMGDELVAGKFDTLQTMLPFLLIAGEMATDDEARAGLMVMIDSIASADDLLAWAEYLSLPADGWEGDGEPPSVDTAMNMFDIEQRHSDVGPLGLVMGSAYAAKLSFKRVKSAIFGRSLLKAARQLNARGGKLDDGKLVDAVKNVTKYTKDASSKSQRKIAFSPVSLTGLLVGGHALRRYISKNNNLRMSPLTILAILTYLDSRNVVTCDAEAIGNCVPLSTGIDKELEALYVKAFTSSLNKNVDKVLGKFENGHLFHVGMLAFKHLVYETTNNDEDKVTAIEQKFVVPMFSQNSFGEISGAGEYIRFSDITLNGNTPQKSTLIELKSYKHSEVKELKSRWKRFDVNKGGQGLHKQFYLDRVLIAKREGQDKLANEIQWFYQKFKRSKDLTGYTEADLDKVAQYARKLPKGGNKSAGYFSLGYKSKNDNKAFTVKSVRKILLQGDIKTLILTEGKSVLLDGIDADLIEELIVNSEQF; this is translated from the coding sequence GTAAGGCAGACCATCTTAGACCACAAGAAAAACTAAGAATCGTTGCGATTAACCGAAAAACAGGCTACATCGGCACCGCACGTACGACCTATAGCACTTTAAGCAATGGCGGCGAAAGCGTCCAACTAGACATGCAACCACCCAATCTAAAAATTATTGCCGAGCGTGAATACGATGTTGAAAGTGGCCTGACCCAAGGCCAAGAGCGCAAGTATCTCATCGGTTATGAGGGCGCGGCATTAGCGTCTGACAAAATCATTAAAATCACCACCCAATGGTTTGACCATGACGGCTCACCCTTGCCCGAGGGTTTAGGTGATTTTGGGTACACCGGGCGCTTAGCCAAAATAGTCGGCGTTAACACGCTGGGCAAAGACGGCAGCGCACTGGCCGAGTTTTCAATTAAACCCGGCAGTCACACCCAACAAATACAAGTGGGTAATAGCCCCACTAAAAACGAACATTACTATGTTCAAGTCAACGGACAATCGATTAATGAAAACCCAACCTTTGATACATTAGGCGCAGGAGAGGGCCCATTACGCTATCGCCCTAAAAACTACGTGCCAGTGCTTACCCCCATTTTCGATGAGAGTTTAAGCTGGCAGCAATACCTCGCCTACCGAAAATACCAAAGCGATAACCCAACAGAAACGATAGAAAAGCCAGAGCCGCTATACCGCTGGTTCTATCGCCCAGAGCTACAATTTAGCCTCTACTCACTCGAAATTAACAATATTTATGGCCAAAGCACAGCAGAGAGTAGTCAACAGATTGATATTTACCACGATAACAAACCTGTTATCGCAAGCAGCGACGATTTTATTAAAGTGCTATACGATTTACTTGAAGAAGAAATTGCGCCGCTCGATTTTTTAGGCGCAGGGCAAGAGTTAGTATTGGCACTGGGTGAAGACGAGATAAGCGCGACGGTGGGCGAAGGCCAACAGCTTATCTTTAACAACCTAGAACATCTAGCGAGCCTAGACGTTGAAGACTTCCTAAGCCTACGACTCTATTCAAATAACGATGCTGCGAATATTTTGTGGGAGTATGCGTTTGAGTATTTAGTATTAGAGACCCGATGGGTTGGCTATGACAATGTTGGTGAAGATGGCACAATCTATGTGTCAGCCGACGAGCCTGACGTCCCACTGCAGGCCTTTGTTGTCGGGTATGCTAATCGCGAGAATAAATCGCCGATCAACGTTAACTGGCGGGTCAAAGGCCAAGGCTATATCGGTGACCGGAGCCAAAAATATGCCACACAAGGCGTATTTCCTGCAGAACTTAAAATGCCCACCACAGCAGGTGCCGTAGCGGTTGTCAGTGCCACGATCACTGGCGCAGACAAGCCAGCAATAATGGACCGTATTGAAGTTATCGCCGGTAAGCCTGCTTCTATTGATGTTGTTGTCACGGGTGAAGCGTATATCGAGGGACACAAGCAAATCAGTGTGGCTATTACGGCCAGAGATGCCCATGGTAATGTCGTTACTGATGACACTTCGGTCAATTGGTCGGTAACCGGACAATCTATATTAGCGGAAACTAACAGTGGTACGACAGGAGGCAAAGCATCAACCCTGATCAAAGGTGGCTATCAACCTGGAGAATATAGCTTAACGGTTGGTGTCGGTGATGTTAGTGAAACAATTGAATTTGAGGTCAAGCCGCTGATTGTCACGCTGAGTGATTACCCGATCAATATGGCAGATAACAGGGTTTATCCTATTTCTGTGATGGTAAAAGACGATGACGGTGCACCTGCGGTTGGTGTTAAAGTAATTTTGTCCGTCAATTCAGGTAAGCTAAAAGACAGTGCAATCACCACCGATAGCCGTGGTATGGCAGTTACGCAGCTACACAGCGGTTGGTCACCTAAGCAACAAACACTATTAACGGCAAGAGTCGGGCTAGTACAAAATACCATTGAGAAGATTAAGCATCTACCGATACAAGAGCAATATGCACAAACCAGCAACACATTAGTTGTTGATGACGAAGTCAGTGCTGGTTATGCACAATATGAACGTTTCGACGGCGCTCGCATTGGCCTTTCTTATGAAACCATCGCTGATATGGTGGTCAAAGGAAAGAAAGGTCAAGCCATTGAGTTAAGCTTAGGCTCGCTACTTGACCCCAATATAGCGCCCACAGCGAGCTATTACTTGAACCAAATTCAAGAAAACTTGGTGAACGATGAAGTCGGGCTACATGACGCTATCGCAAGTCATACTACCTTGGTGAGTGAAAGCTTGTCGGGAGTGGGTAAGAGCTTTAAATTTAAGCCACAAGGGTATTTTAACGAATTTGAAGAGTGGGAGCCGAGTAGGCTGGTGATCCCCTTTGATGAGCGCTTGCAGCCGGAAAATAGTACGGGTTTTAGACTGGATCTTAACGCCAGTGAATATAGCGCAACCGTCTTTAGTTTAGAGCGCGGTATTCAAACATTATCAATCAACGAGCTTGGCGAATTAGAATATAGCGTTTACACAGATGACGGAATGAAAGTCGTTAAATCGACACCACTGGTTAAAGGGACGTGGTATAGCATCGGTGGCCGTTTTGCCAATGGTAAGCTAGAACTACAAGTTGGTGAAAACAACATATACACCAATGATAGTGAGGTGGCTGACGCCAGTGAACTGTCGTATTCTATTACTCAACATGGCTTAACGATTGGTGAAGGCCTGTCAGGCAACTTAGCGAATGTCAGTTTTTATAACTGGGATAGCCAACCGCTGTTAACGTTTAAAGGTGGTCATAGCGAAAAAACCGTTTTTTTAGCACAAAACGAAACTCAACAACGGGTTCAAATAGTAAGCACCGGACAGCTTAACAAAAATGGCACCGAAGATGCTCCCGAGCGACTCAAACACTTGCGCGTCGGTTTAAAAATCAATGGCAGCCAGAGTAACTTTGTCGGCGTCATGAGCAAGGAGTTTTATGGCAATATAGCGGCGATGTATGCCGCTAATAACACCCCTCCAGGTTACCCTGTTGTTGGCAACTATCAGCAGAATCAATATCATCCATTCCCGTTTATCGCCAGTGCGAATGCGGGGGTGATTGATTGGGTCGTTGATAATATTTACGATACAGTGGTTGGTGTTGTTGGGTTTTTAATTCCTTATAACGAAACCATTTCGTTTGTAAAACAAGTATATTATTTGGCCACAGACGATGACCAGTTCGACATGATGACGTTGGCACTAGACGGGTTAGCTGTGCTTAGCGTTGTGCCCGTCGCTAAAGGGCTAAAGCCATTATCTGCGGCGTTAAAAAGGGTGTTTGCTCCGTTAAAAGGTAAGCCGTTTATTGGGGCATTAGGCGGCATCATTGCGAAAATGGGTGATGAATTGGTGGCGGGTAAGTTTGATACTCTGCAAACCATGTTGCCGTTTTTACTCATAGCGGGGGAAATGGCCACAGACGATGAAGCCAGGGCGGGGCTCATGGTGATGATAGATTCGATTGCCAGTGCCGATGACTTGCTGGCGTGGGCTGAGTATTTGTCGCTGCCAGCAGACGGTTGGGAAGGTGATGGTGAACCACCAAGTGTTGACACGGCGATGAATATGTTTGATATCGAGCAACGACACAGTGACGTTGGACCATTAGGTTTGGTGATGGGGAGTGCATATGCGGCAAAATTAAGCTTCAAACGGGTAAAATCAGCAATATTTGGGAGAAGCTTATTGAAAGCGGCTCGTCAATTGAACGCTAGAGGAGGCAAGCTTGATGATGGTAAATTGGTAGATGCCGTTAAGAATGTTACCAAGTACACTAAGGATGCATCATCAAAATCTCAGCGTAAAATAGCTTTTTCTCCTGTGTCTCTTACTGGCCTGTTGGTAGGGGGGCATGCATTACGCCGTTATATTTCAAAAAATAATAATTTGAGAATGTCACCATTAACCATCTTAGCAATTTTGACGTATTTAGATTCTCGGAATGTAGTTACTTGTGACGCAGAGGCCATTGGTAACTGTGTACCTTTATCCACTGGCATAGATAAAGAACTAGAAGCTTTATATGTAAAAGCTTTTACTTCATCGTTGAATAAGAATGTAGATAAAGTTTTAGGGAAGTTCGAAAATGGGCACTTATTTCATGTAGGTATGCTTGCATTTAAGCACCTAGTGTATGAAACAACAAATAATGATGAAGACAAAGTCACTGCAATTGAACAAAAGTTTGTTGTTCCGATGTTTAGTCAAAACAGTTTTGGAGAGATATCCGGAGCAGGTGAATATATTAGGTTTTCAGATATAACGTTAAACGGCAATACCCCTCAAAAGAGTACTTTGATTGAGTTAAAGTCGTATAAACATTCAGAAGTAAAAGAGTTAAAGTCGCGCTGGAAACGTTTTGATGTAAACAAAGGAGGTCAAGGGCTTCATAAACAGTTTTATTTAGATAGAGTGTTGATAGCAAAACGTGAAGGGCAAGATAAACTAGCCAATGAAATACAATGGTTTTATCAAAAGTTTAAGCGTAGTAAGGATTTAACTGGGTATACGGAAGCTGATTTAGACAAAGTTGCACAATACGCACGAAAGCTACCAAAAGGTGGGAATAAAAGCGCAGGATACTTTAGTTTGGGTTACAAAAGTAAAAATGATAATAAAGCATTTACTGTCAAAAGCGTTAGAAAAATCCTCTTGCAGGGTGATATCAAAACTTTAATATTAACAGAGGGTAAAAGCGTGTTGTTAGACGGTATCGACGCAGATTTGATAGAAGAATTAATTGTAAATAGTGAGCAGTTTTAA